In Bordetella holmesii ATCC 51541, the following proteins share a genomic window:
- a CDS encoding mechanosensitive ion channel family protein — protein sequence MPWLLALLLALMLTCLSAFWLPAAHAQLAPEPAAQSATTTPEALTPAALADLLDNPATREALVKTLRQQSAGQAPATATQKAPLAAAEPGLQERMTDNLQRFLTGLAADTGQGVEDLRKLAYGQSLRMDGQTATHVFLPLGLTALATIIAFILLRLIALRIYTRIDHWVADCAPETTARPLPLRVLYQRAGAILGAVAIDAGIVLLAAAAGGAAGLWGTPATGKLDALAILFLRAFVSVELVKVVIRTIFAVRHPHLRLLPMADEHARYWNAWLIRVVAIAGYGTLLVAPVIAIALSPALGHLASLIIMLAVYIYAVRVIWHNRQAVRSHLEHRAAHAATFMGTRLRFLSRIWHILGIGYFTILLVLSQIDPTNALPFMARATLQTLLSIGAGSLIILMLNTVLAKRIHLPDDLRRRLPLLETRVNAYVPATLKFIGWIVRIVILLLILDAWHAFDLSSWLASDRGAAAIRMVINIAIVLLIATLAWTVIASVIEHRLSQSEGCGMPSARERTLLALFRNAALIVIVTMTLMVLLSQIGIDVGPLIAGAGVVGLAIGFGAQKLVQDIITGVFIQLENGMNENDVVEVAGVFGTVEKMTIRSVGIRTLDGGYHLVPFSSVDVVANHMRDFSYHLGEYTIAHRESVDDAIEHMRAAFAELLTDSVLGPEIIEDMTVAGVTAVNDKGVTIRILIKTTPGMQWAVQRGYNRLLKKHFDAANIELPYPHTVVYFGQDKRGYAPATNVVMQPERLDQGENAAAPGQTRRALEPTDRADDTSEVLGNELELRDEPPRQG from the coding sequence GTGCCCTGGTTGCTGGCGTTGCTGTTGGCGTTGATGCTTACTTGCTTATCGGCCTTCTGGTTGCCTGCCGCACATGCGCAGCTTGCCCCTGAACCGGCCGCACAGTCCGCGACAACGACACCAGAGGCGTTGACTCCGGCCGCACTGGCCGACCTGCTGGACAATCCCGCCACCCGCGAGGCGCTCGTAAAGACCTTGCGGCAGCAGTCGGCAGGACAAGCGCCTGCCACCGCCACGCAGAAAGCTCCCCTGGCCGCTGCGGAGCCGGGGCTGCAAGAGCGCATGACCGACAACCTGCAGCGCTTCCTGACAGGCCTGGCCGCCGATACAGGTCAGGGGGTGGAAGATTTGCGCAAGCTCGCCTACGGGCAGAGCCTGCGCATGGACGGACAAACCGCCACTCACGTGTTCCTGCCGCTAGGCCTGACTGCACTTGCCACGATTATCGCTTTCATTCTGTTGCGCCTGATTGCGCTGCGAATCTATACGCGCATCGATCACTGGGTGGCCGACTGCGCCCCCGAGACCACTGCTCGCCCCCTGCCCCTGCGGGTGTTGTACCAGCGCGCAGGAGCCATCCTGGGTGCGGTGGCCATCGATGCCGGCATCGTGCTGCTTGCCGCTGCAGCAGGCGGCGCAGCAGGGCTGTGGGGCACGCCCGCCACGGGAAAACTGGACGCGCTGGCGATTTTGTTTCTGCGCGCGTTCGTCTCCGTCGAGCTTGTCAAAGTCGTAATACGCACGATCTTCGCCGTACGCCATCCCCACCTTCGCCTGCTGCCAATGGCCGACGAACATGCCAGGTACTGGAACGCGTGGCTCATACGCGTGGTGGCGATCGCCGGCTACGGCACGTTGCTGGTCGCGCCGGTCATCGCAATCGCCCTTTCGCCAGCGCTCGGCCACCTGGCCAGCCTGATCATCATGCTTGCGGTCTATATCTACGCGGTCAGGGTGATCTGGCACAACCGCCAAGCGGTGCGCTCCCACCTGGAGCACCGAGCGGCTCATGCGGCTACCTTCATGGGTACGCGACTGCGATTCCTGTCGCGCATCTGGCACATTCTTGGCATCGGCTACTTCACCATTTTGCTGGTGCTCAGCCAGATCGACCCGACCAATGCGCTGCCCTTCATGGCCCGGGCCACGCTGCAAACGCTGTTGTCCATCGGCGCGGGCAGTCTCATCATCCTCATGCTGAACACGGTGCTGGCAAAACGCATCCATCTGCCCGATGACCTGCGCCGTCGGCTTCCTCTGCTCGAGACTCGCGTCAACGCCTATGTGCCGGCCACCCTGAAGTTCATCGGCTGGATCGTACGGATCGTCATCCTCTTGCTCATACTGGATGCGTGGCATGCGTTCGATCTGTCGAGCTGGTTGGCGTCTGACCGCGGGGCAGCGGCCATCCGCATGGTGATCAACATCGCCATTGTGCTGCTCATCGCCACCCTGGCCTGGACCGTGATCGCCAGCGTCATCGAACACCGCCTCAGCCAAAGCGAAGGCTGCGGCATGCCCAGCGCGCGCGAACGCACGCTGCTGGCGCTGTTTCGCAATGCTGCTCTGATCGTCATCGTCACCATGACGCTGATGGTGCTCTTGTCGCAAATCGGCATCGACGTGGGCCCGCTTATCGCCGGCGCTGGCGTGGTGGGCCTGGCCATTGGCTTTGGCGCCCAGAAGCTGGTGCAGGACATCATCACCGGGGTTTTCATTCAGCTGGAGAACGGCATGAATGAAAACGACGTCGTGGAGGTCGCCGGCGTCTTCGGCACCGTAGAAAAAATGACGATCCGCTCGGTCGGCATACGGACGCTGGACGGGGGCTACCATCTGGTTCCCTTCTCATCGGTGGATGTTGTGGCCAATCACATGCGTGATTTCTCCTATCACCTGGGCGAATACACGATCGCGCATCGCGAAAGCGTTGACGACGCCATCGAACATATGCGCGCGGCGTTTGCCGAATTGTTGACCGACTCGGTCCTGGGTCCTGAGATCATCGAGGACATGACGGTTGCCGGTGTCACCGCCGTCAACGACAAGGGCGTCACCATCCGCATTCTCATCAAGACCACGCCCGGGATGCAGTGGGCCGTGCAACGCGGCTACAACCGCCTGCTGAAGAAACACTTCGACGCGGCCAACATCGAGCTGCCCTATCCTCATACGGTGGTGTACTTCGGCCAGGACAAGCGCGGGTATGCGCCTGCGACCAACGTCGTCATGCAACCCGAACGCCTCGATCAAGGAGAGAACGCCGCCGCGCCCGGACAAACCCGCCGGGCGCTGGAGCCGACGGATCGCGCCGACGATACCTCCGAGGTGCTTGGCAATGAGCTCGAGCTTCGTGACGAGCCGCCTCGCCAGGGCTAG
- a CDS encoding HAD ATPase, P-type, IC family protein translates to MESLTGRAATPNATAIPAGEDSQANWHARTADEVAQALTVDVRDGLSNDQAQARLARSGPNVLPQGEKKHPLMRLLAQFNNVLNYVLLVASFIKMMLGLWLDASIILAVVVLNALLGFFQEGRAEKALDAIRHMLSSEARVVREGHSRLISAADVVPGDVVLLESGDRVPADLRLVDVKNLLTDESALTGESVPVEKTVAVVAAKATIGDRHNLAFSGTMVVSGRATGVVVATGSRSELGRINQMLTDVAVLDTPLLRQIARFGYVITAVIMILAVVLFAWGHWLGHLSFVELFQAIVGITVSVIPEGLPALITITLAIGVTRMARRNAIIRRLPAVETLGAVSRICSDKTGTLTLMEMMVTSVVTAEGVYDVSGNGYAPEGRVTMQGQPADTVSLSLLGRVSLLCNDASLVRVDEQWKVQGDPTEGALYPFAAKLGMELGPETAAWPRVDAIPFESDHKFMATLNRGADGHILLVKGAPEIIMAHCDRQQMGDGAMPLDRERFEAQGQDLAARGERVLALAWLPHPSLAAGNLGPADLPHNLILLGLVGLMDPPRKEAMQAVRECHAGGIRVTMITGDHKVTAAAIAGMLGIGDGKTAVTGAEIEAMNDAALQECVRDVDVFARTSPEHKLRLVKAMQANRQIVAMTGDGVNDAPALKKADIGIAMGIKGTEVTKEAAGMILADDNFASIAAAVKEGRTVYNNIEKAMLFMLPTNVAQGAVIAIAIIMGLALPLTAPQVLWVNMVTSVALGLAVSFEPHEPGVMRQPPRSVDRPIVTRFGIWRILFVGGLLILYTLAAFFVMRSQGVSDDMARTAAVNAITLGQVFYLFNIRYLVDSSLSWRAHRSNPYVWLGIAAVLVLQLLFTYAPWMQAIFQTEPLPAMAWPALVGGAVVVFLAIEIEKWALRAYPAMYRALAGSA, encoded by the coding sequence ATGGAATCCCTGACCGGCCGGGCGGCAACGCCCAATGCGACGGCCATCCCTGCCGGCGAAGACAGCCAGGCCAACTGGCATGCTCGGACGGCCGATGAGGTGGCTCAGGCACTGACGGTGGATGTGCGCGATGGGCTGTCCAACGACCAAGCGCAGGCCCGGCTGGCGCGGTCCGGGCCCAATGTGTTGCCTCAGGGCGAGAAAAAACACCCTTTGATGAGGTTGTTGGCCCAATTCAATAATGTCCTGAACTACGTGCTGCTGGTGGCCAGTTTCATCAAGATGATGCTGGGACTGTGGCTGGACGCGTCCATCATCCTGGCGGTGGTGGTGCTCAACGCCCTGCTCGGTTTTTTCCAGGAAGGGCGCGCTGAAAAGGCCTTGGACGCCATTCGGCATATGCTTTCCTCCGAGGCACGGGTCGTGCGCGAGGGGCACAGCCGCCTCATTTCCGCGGCCGATGTCGTGCCGGGCGATGTGGTGTTGCTCGAGTCAGGCGATCGCGTACCGGCGGATTTGCGCCTGGTCGACGTGAAAAATCTGCTGACTGACGAGTCGGCCCTGACAGGGGAGTCCGTACCGGTGGAGAAAACCGTGGCGGTCGTGGCCGCCAAGGCGACCATCGGCGATCGCCATAACCTGGCATTTTCCGGCACGATGGTCGTCTCCGGCCGAGCAACCGGGGTCGTCGTGGCCACCGGCAGCCGCAGCGAGTTGGGGCGGATCAATCAGATGTTGACCGATGTGGCCGTCCTCGATACGCCACTGCTGCGTCAGATCGCGCGCTTTGGCTATGTGATCACCGCAGTGATCATGATCCTGGCGGTAGTGCTGTTTGCCTGGGGGCATTGGCTGGGTCACCTGAGTTTTGTCGAGTTGTTCCAGGCCATTGTCGGCATCACCGTGTCCGTCATCCCCGAGGGCCTGCCAGCGCTGATCACCATCACGCTGGCCATCGGCGTGACCCGCATGGCACGGCGCAATGCCATCATCCGTCGTTTGCCGGCAGTGGAGACGCTGGGGGCGGTATCGCGTATCTGCTCGGATAAGACGGGCACTCTCACGCTGATGGAAATGATGGTTACCTCGGTCGTGACCGCCGAGGGCGTTTACGACGTCAGCGGCAATGGCTATGCGCCTGAGGGCCGGGTGACGATGCAGGGGCAGCCCGCAGATACCGTGTCGCTGAGCTTGCTTGGGCGGGTCAGCCTGCTGTGCAACGATGCATCGTTGGTCCGGGTGGATGAGCAATGGAAAGTGCAGGGCGATCCGACCGAAGGCGCGCTTTATCCGTTTGCGGCAAAGTTGGGCATGGAGCTTGGGCCAGAGACTGCCGCCTGGCCCCGGGTGGATGCAATTCCGTTCGAGTCCGATCACAAGTTCATGGCGACGCTCAACCGTGGCGCAGACGGACACATACTTTTGGTCAAGGGCGCTCCCGAAATCATCATGGCCCACTGCGATCGGCAGCAGATGGGTGATGGTGCAATGCCCCTGGATCGCGAGCGTTTTGAAGCACAGGGCCAAGACCTCGCCGCGCGGGGCGAACGTGTGCTGGCGCTGGCCTGGCTGCCGCACCCCAGCCTGGCGGCAGGCAACCTGGGGCCGGCAGACTTACCGCATAACCTGATTTTGCTGGGACTGGTCGGTTTGATGGACCCGCCGCGCAAAGAGGCCATGCAGGCCGTGCGCGAATGCCATGCCGGCGGTATTCGCGTGACGATGATCACGGGAGACCACAAAGTCACCGCGGCAGCCATTGCCGGGATGCTGGGCATCGGAGATGGTAAGACGGCTGTCACCGGGGCCGAGATCGAAGCCATGAATGACGCCGCGCTCCAGGAGTGTGTGCGCGACGTGGATGTGTTTGCGCGCACCAGTCCGGAGCACAAGCTCAGGTTGGTCAAGGCGATGCAGGCCAACCGGCAGATCGTCGCAATGACGGGCGACGGCGTCAATGATGCGCCGGCCTTGAAAAAAGCGGATATCGGCATCGCCATGGGCATCAAGGGTACCGAGGTAACCAAGGAGGCCGCAGGCATGATTCTGGCCGACGATAACTTCGCGTCGATCGCCGCTGCCGTGAAAGAGGGCCGCACGGTCTACAACAACATCGAGAAAGCGATGTTGTTCATGTTGCCGACCAATGTGGCGCAGGGGGCGGTGATTGCCATTGCGATCATTATGGGCCTGGCCTTGCCCCTGACTGCGCCGCAGGTGTTGTGGGTGAATATGGTGACGTCGGTGGCCTTGGGGCTGGCAGTCTCGTTTGAACCCCACGAGCCGGGAGTCATGCGTCAGCCTCCGAGATCGGTGGATCGACCCATCGTCACGCGCTTCGGCATCTGGCGCATACTTTTCGTGGGAGGGTTGCTGATTCTCTACACGCTGGCCGCTTTTTTTGTCATGCGCTCGCAAGGAGTGAGCGACGATATGGCGCGCACGGCTGCCGTCAACGCCATTACGCTGGGCCAGGTTTTCTATCTGTTCAATATCCGCTATCTGGTCGACTCTTCATTATCATGGCGCGCGCATCGGTCCAACCCCTATGTGTGGCTGGGGATCGCAGCGGTGCTGGTGTTGCAACTGCTCTTTACGTATGCCCCGTGGATGCAGGCCATATTCCAGACAGAGCCGTTGCCAGCCATGGCCTGGCCCGCGCTTGTGGGCGGCGCGGTGGTGGTGTTTCTGGCGATCGAAATCGAGAAGTGGGCCCTGCGCGCGTATCCTGCCATGTATCGTGCGTTGGCCGGCAGCGCGTGA
- a CDS encoding RNA polymerase sigma factor, sigma-70 family protein, whose product MRRQLGNSFEAADLAHDVFVRLLGRPTIETREPRAYLSTIARGLLVDHWRRRELERAWLEVLANTPQELAPSPESRMLVLEALIKIDQMLDSLKPKVRQAFLWAQLDGMRCPQIAERLGVSLATAERYVAAGLRQCYTHRFGAP is encoded by the coding sequence ATGCGCCGCCAATTGGGTAACTCCTTCGAAGCCGCCGACCTCGCTCACGACGTATTCGTCCGGTTGCTGGGCCGCCCCACCATAGAAACCCGCGAGCCACGTGCCTACCTGAGCACGATTGCCCGGGGCCTGCTCGTGGACCACTGGCGCCGCCGCGAGCTGGAGCGCGCCTGGCTCGAGGTCCTGGCTAACACGCCGCAGGAATTGGCTCCTTCGCCCGAGAGCCGCATGCTGGTGCTGGAGGCGCTCATCAAAATCGACCAGATGCTTGACTCCCTCAAACCCAAGGTACGCCAGGCCTTTTTGTGGGCCCAGCTCGACGGCATGCGCTGTCCGCAGATCGCCGAACGGCTTGGCGTATCCCTGGCCACCGCCGAGCGCTACGTGGCGGCGGGTCTGCGGCAGTGCTATACCCACCGGTTTGGTGCGCCGTGA